The following are encoded together in the Notolabrus celidotus isolate fNotCel1 chromosome 9, fNotCel1.pri, whole genome shotgun sequence genome:
- the thbs4a gene encoding thrombospondin-4a isoform X4: MMGLWARATALSLLLQQLVLTVTAQGIVYDLLVSPDCLPDLLQGSLKNKGRDEAFFLTSFRLHNKAPTSLFSVINPQDNTKYLELSVQAKPSKVSIRYQKTDGRFSTTSFEYPSLANGRDHHVMLHASGLQRGPPRLQIYIDCKLAHTLDDLPAAFGSIPPGPNKVALRTMQMRGQDELTDLKLVIEDTIDNVATLQDCSMDHSSSRASAREALQLLGIQGGSMAQDQVTMQELKSMLAEMKQLLNQQIKETNFLKNTITECLPCGLGGSPTNTGPAPTPGQFVMQPQHLTKCPLGTCFTQSMCIPTGSGDFQCAPCPDGYTGDGVYCDDVDECQFGPCFPGVQCINTAPGFRCAQCPMGYTGPELNGVGVTYAKTHKQVCEDIDECLGPPENGGCTANSHCHNTMGSFRCGDCKTGFIGDQVSGCQGTRLCPNGQPNPCDINGECVVERDGSISCRCGVGWAGNGYVCGKDTDIDAYPDINLKCRDNNCVQDNCVFVPNSGQEDADRDGLGDSCDDDADSDGIINIDDNCWLVPNVDQKNSDKDLHGDACDNCRTIENPTQRDTDKDGLGDECDDDMDGDGLKNILDNCQGVPNPNQEDKDKDGVGDACDSCPDMFNPNQSDSDDDLVGDTCDNNIDSDGDGHQDSKDNCPSVINSSQLDTDKDGMGDDCDDDDDNDGILDDEDNCRLVPNLDQRDTDGNNVGDACEGDFDKDDVIDIIDHCPENAEVTLTDFRAYQTVVLDPEGDSQIDPNWVVLNQGMEIVQTMNSDPGLAVGYTAFSGVDFEGTFHVNTVTDDDYAGFIFGYQDSSSFYVVMWKQTEQTYWQAAPFRAVADPGIQLKAVKSKTGPGEYLRNSLWHTGDTQDQVRLLWKDPRNVGWKDKVSYRWFLQHRPQVGYIRARFFEGSDLVADTGAIIDTSMRGGRLGVFCFSQENIIWSNLKYRCNDTIPLDYEDLNAQNTD; encoded by the exons ATGATGGGTCTGTGGGCCAGAGCAacagctctgtctctgctgctgcaacagCTGGTGCTCACTGTCACAGCACAAGGCATCG TCTATGACCTGCTGGTGTCTCCAGACTGCCTGCCTGACTTACTCCAAGGGAGTCTGAAGAACAAAGGGCGAGATGAGGCTTTCTTCCTCACCTCCTTCAGGCTCCACAACAAGGCCCCCACCTCTCTCTTCAGTGTCATCAACCCTCAAGACAACACCAAATATCTGGAGCTGAGTGTGCAGGCTAAACCGAGCAAAG TGAGCATCCGTTACCAGAAGACTGACGGCAGATTCAGCACAACCAGTTTTGAATACCCCTCCCTTGCAAATGGCCGGGATCACCATGTGATGCTGCATGCCAGCGGTCTGCAGCGCGGCCCTCCTCGCCTTCAAATCTACATAGACTGCAAACTGGCACACACTTTGGATGATCTGCCGGCTGCGTTTGGGTCCATCCCACCAGGTCCCAACAAGGTGGCACTAAGAACCATGCAGATGAGGGGACAG GATGAGCTGACAGACTTGAAACTGGTTATTGAAGACACCATAGACAATGTGGCCACTCTGCAGGACTGTTCAATGGATCACAGTTCATCTCGAGCTTCTGCCAGAGAGGCTCTGCAGCTGCTGG GTATCCAGGGCGGCAGCATGGCACAGGACCAGGTCACCATGCAGGAGCTGAAGAGCATGTTAGCTGAAATGAAGCAGTTACTCAACCAGCAG ATAAAGGAGACAAATTTTCTGAAGAACACCATCACAGAGTGTCTTCCTTGTG GTCTAGGGGGCAGTCCAACCAACACAGGTCCAGCTCCAACTCCAGGGCAGTTTGTCATGCAGCCTCAGCATCTGACTAAATGCCCACTGGGTACCTGTTTCACACAGAGCATGTGCATCCCTACAGGCTCTGGGGATTTCCAGTGTGCTCCCTGTCCAGATGGATATACAGGAGATGGGGTGTACTGTGATGATGTGGATGAG tgtcagTTTGGGCCGTGTTTCCCTGGTGTGCAGTGTATAAACACTGCTCCTGGTTTCCGCTGTGCGCAGTGTCCTATGGGATACACTGGACCAGAGTTAAATGGAGTGGGAGTGACTTATGCGAAGACGCACAAACAG GTGTGTGAAGATATTGATGAGTGTCTTGGCCCACCTGAGAATGGAGGTTGTACTGCTAACTCACACTGCCACAACACCATG GGCTCTTTCCGATGTGGAGATTGCAAAACCGGATTTATAGGCGACCAGGTGAGCGGCTGCCAAGGAACCAGGCTTTGCCCCAATGGTCAACCAAACCCCTGTGACATCAACGGAGAGTGTGTGGTGGAGAGAGACGGCAGCATTAGCTGCAGG tgtgGTGTTGGTTGGGCAGGTAATGGCTATGTGTGTGGAAAGGACACTGATATTGACGCATATCCGGACATTAATTTGAAGTGCAGAGACAACAACTGTGTGCAG gataactgtgtgtttgttccaaaCTCTGGTCAAGAGGATGCAGACAGAGACGGGCTGGGGGACTCCTGTGATGATGATGCAGACAGTGATGGCATCATTAACATAGAC GACAACTGCTGGCTTGTTCCTAATGTGGACCAAAAGAACAGCGACAAGGATCTCCATGGTGATGCCTGTGACAACTGCAGAACAATTGAAAATCCCACTCAAAGGGACACCGATAAAGATGGGCTTGGAGATGAGTGTGATGATGATATGGATGGAGATG GTTTGAAGAATATTCTTGATAACTGCCAGGGAGTTCCTAACCCGAACCAGGAAGACAAAGACAAGGATGGAGTAGGAGATGCCTGTGACAGCTGTCCTGACATGTTCAACCCTAACcag TCTGACTCAGATGATGATCTTGTAGGAGATACATGTGACAACAACATTGACAG TGACGGTGACGGCCACCAGGACTCAAAGGACAACTGTCCCTCAGTCATCAACTCCTCTCAGCTGGACACAGACAAGGATGGGATG GGAGATGATTGTGACGATGATGACGATAACGATGGCATACTGGATGATGAAGACAACTGTAGATTGGTCCCCAACCTGGACCAGAGGGACACAGATG GAAACAATGTTGGAGACGCCTGTGAAGGAGATTTTGACAAAGATGACGTCATTGACATAATTGACCACTGCCCAGAGAATGCTGAAGTCACCCTTACCGACTTCAGAGCCTATCAGACTGTAGTGCTGGACCCAGAGGGAGACTCTCAGATCGACCCCAACTGGGTGGTCCTGAATCAG GGCATGGAGATAGTTCAGACCATGAACTCTGACCCCGGTCTTGCAGTTG GCTACACAGCGTTCAGCGGGGTTGACTTCGAGGGTACcttccatgtaaacacagtgACTGATGATGACTATGCTGGCTTCATCTTTGGCTACCaagactcctcctccttctacGTGGTGATGTGGAAACAGACAGAACAGACCTACTGGCAGGCTGCGCCCTTCAGAGCAGTCGCTGATCCTGGAATACAACTCAAG GCTGTGAAGTCTAAGACAGGTCCTGGTGAGTACCTGAGGAACTCCCTCTGGCACACAGGTGACACCCAAGACCAGGTCCGTCTCTTGTGGAAGGACCCAAGAAATGTGGGCTGGAAGGATAAGGTCTCCTACCGCTGGTTCCTCCAGCACAGACCACAGGTTGGATATATCAG GGCTCGCTTCTTTGAAGGATCAGACCTGGTGGCAGACACAGGGGCCATTATCGACACCAGCatgagaggagggagactgGGCGTGTTCTGCTTCTCACAGGAGAATATAATCTGGTCAAATCTGAAGTACAGATGTAACG ACACCATTCCTTTAGACTATGAAGATCTCAACGcacaaaacacagactga